In the Chloroflexota bacterium genome, GGCGGTTTGCAGTCTAACCGCCCGCTTTGCATTCTCTCATTTGGCTCTCATTGAGCTTTGGTTTAATACAATCAGCAACAGCAGAGGCTACGGGCAAACAGCCTCCTCCTTGAAACCGCCCCGACTCCCCTTGGGCGAGGGGAGTCGGGGATTCCGGTTTTATATGGCATAAAGCGGGGCGGCTTGTCCCCATTTTGAGAGGTCATAAATATGGAAACACAGAGCAGAGGCGTGGGGTGTCGGACGCTATTCGTGGTTGTGATGCTGGCGCTGTTCGTCGGCCTGCTGGGCGGCGGCGCGGCCGGCGGCTCGATCGCGTATCTGATGTCCAGCCAGCAGCGCGCGGCGTCACCGGTTGTGGCCAGCGCGCCTGCGGCCGGGGCCGCCGCGCAGGTCGTGGCGGTGCAGCCGGATTCCGCAATCGTGCAGGCGGTCAAGCGGGTGAACCCGGCGGTCGTGACGATCGTCGCGACGACGCAGCAGCGGATTCCGTCCGCATCCGGCCCGCGCAACCGGCAGGGGCAGGCAACCGGCACGGGCGTGGTGATTGACGACAAGGGCTATATCGTAACTAACCAGCACGTGATCGACGGCGCAACGGCGATCCAGGTGCTGTTCCAGGATGGCGGTAAATCGGATGCGAAGCTGATCGGCAGCGACGCGTTCAGCGATCTGGCCGTACTGCAGGTGACTGACCGCGCGATGCCGGGCGTCGCCGAACTGGGCGATTCGAAGGCTCTGCAGCAGGGCGAGCCGGTGATCGCGATCGGCTCGGCGCTGGGCGACTTCCGCGATACGGTGACGGTTGGCGTGGTCAGCGGCCTGAACCGCCAGTTGAGCGCGAACGAAGGCTCGTCGCTCGAAGGGCTGATCCAGACCGATGCGGCGATCAATCACGGCAATTCCGGCGGTCCACTGGTGAACATCAGCGGTCAGGTGATCGGCATCAACTCGCTGGTCGTCAGCACGGACAACAACGGGCAGTCTGCGCAGGGCCTCGGCTTTGCGGTGCCGGTCAACACGGTGAAGTATGTGGCGGCGCAGTTGCTGGCCAGCGGGCGTGTGTCGCGGCCGTTCATGGGCGTGACGTACACGACGCTGAACCCGCAGATTGCGGCGGCGAACAACCTGGCGCCCAAGCAGGGCGCATGGATTCAGGAGATTTCGGCGGGCGGGCCGGCGGCGCGCGCCGGGTTGAAGGTC is a window encoding:
- a CDS encoding trypsin-like peptidase domain-containing protein → METQSRGVGCRTLFVVVMLALFVGLLGGGAAGGSIAYLMSSQQRAASPVVASAPAAGAAAQVVAVQPDSAIVQAVKRVNPAVVTIVATTQQRIPSASGPRNRQGQATGTGVVIDDKGYIVTNQHVIDGATAIQVLFQDGGKSDAKLIGSDAFSDLAVLQVTDRAMPGVAELGDSKALQQGEPVIAIGSALGDFRDTVTVGVVSGLNRQLSANEGSSLEGLIQTDAAINHGNSGGPLVNISGQVIGINSLVVSTDNNGQSAQGLGFAVPVNTVKYVAAQLLASGRVSRPFMGVTYTTLNPQIAAANNLAPKQGAWIQEISAGGPAARAGLKVGDVITAINGTALTADAPLPTILLKNKVGETVTLSVQRGDQTLNVDVKLADRPTTG